From a single Natronorubrum tibetense GA33 genomic region:
- a CDS encoding DUF6149 family protein, whose translation MKLRQNVRHFASRKALETPVVRSVATSGLVRMHTKIFLGKADPEHADERKERLDALFDATMDSYLKALQEEYSEAEAREITHIQANFDFYNHGWTEMMEIPIDELEAHHDRYGEFFGRWDITIDDPLGQFAPPEGLPEAPSTPERLEDPEHPHAEGGFADDVYVETEDGELIVGGQAEPDDADVSKAVGVSDEDLED comes from the coding sequence ATGAAACTCCGTCAAAACGTTCGTCACTTTGCTTCTCGCAAGGCTCTCGAGACGCCGGTCGTTCGCTCGGTCGCGACGTCGGGGCTGGTTCGCATGCACACCAAGATCTTCCTCGGGAAAGCCGACCCCGAGCACGCAGACGAGCGAAAGGAGCGACTCGACGCGCTCTTCGACGCGACGATGGATAGCTATCTGAAGGCGCTACAGGAGGAGTACTCGGAGGCCGAGGCCCGCGAAATCACCCACATTCAGGCTAACTTCGACTTCTACAACCACGGCTGGACCGAGATGATGGAGATCCCGATCGATGAGCTCGAGGCCCACCACGACCGCTACGGGGAGTTCTTCGGGCGCTGGGATATCACGATCGACGACCCGCTCGGCCAGTTCGCACCGCCGGAGGGGCTTCCCGAGGCACCTTCGACGCCCGAACGACTCGAAGACCCCGAGCATCCCCACGCCGAGGGCGGGTTCGCGGACGACGTCTACGTCGAAACCGAAGACGGCGAACTCATCGTCGGTGGACAGGCTGAACCCGACGACGCCGACGTCTCGAAGGCCGTTGGAGTCAGCGACGAGGATCTCGAGGACTGA